One Sphingomonas endolithica DNA segment encodes these proteins:
- a CDS encoding hydrolase, which produces MTGLSPTEHDILNTARAQPMLAQVEDWAAINSGTRNLAGLAQIAERLTAAFSILPGALELVAAAPAESVAADGSVSEVEHGQHLHLAVRPGAPLQMLFTGHMDTVYPVDHPFQTLTWRPDGTLNGPGVADMKSGLAIMLAALTAIEASPLAARIGYEVVINSDEETGSFSSAALIAAAARGKAAALTYEPALPDGTLAGARGGTGNFSIVVRGRAAHAGRNPEDGRNAVVAAADIALRLNKARGPRLAVNPARIEGGGPNNVVPDLAVLRVNFRPATQDDIARAQAQIDSAVAMVAAEHDVHVSVHGGFNRPPKPIDAGAARLFDLVHASGADLGLPIAWQHTGGVCDGNNIAACGVPVVDTMGARGGAIHSSDEYLIPDSLGERAALSALTIARIATRGGL; this is translated from the coding sequence ATGACCGGCCTCTCCCCCACCGAACACGACATCCTGAACACCGCCCGCGCCCAGCCGATGCTGGCGCAGGTGGAGGATTGGGCGGCAATCAATTCCGGCACGCGCAACCTGGCCGGCCTCGCCCAAATAGCGGAACGGCTGACAGCCGCCTTCTCGATCCTGCCGGGAGCGCTTGAGTTGGTCGCAGCCGCACCAGCCGAAAGCGTGGCGGCAGACGGCAGCGTCTCCGAGGTCGAGCACGGCCAGCACCTGCATCTCGCCGTCCGGCCTGGCGCACCGCTGCAGATGCTGTTCACCGGGCACATGGACACCGTCTACCCGGTCGATCATCCGTTCCAGACGCTGACCTGGCGCCCAGATGGCACGCTCAATGGGCCCGGCGTCGCCGACATGAAAAGCGGGCTCGCCATCATGCTGGCCGCCTTGACCGCGATCGAGGCATCGCCGCTCGCCGCCCGAATCGGCTATGAGGTGGTGATCAATTCCGACGAGGAAACCGGCTCCTTCTCCTCCGCTGCCCTGATCGCCGCGGCGGCACGCGGCAAGGCGGCGGCGCTCACCTATGAGCCGGCGTTGCCCGATGGCACGCTGGCAGGCGCGCGCGGCGGCACCGGCAATTTCTCGATCGTGGTGCGTGGCCGTGCCGCGCATGCCGGGCGCAATCCCGAGGATGGGCGCAACGCGGTGGTTGCCGCGGCCGATATCGCGCTGCGGCTCAACAAGGCGCGCGGCCCTCGCCTTGCCGTCAATCCCGCGCGGATCGAGGGCGGCGGGCCGAACAACGTCGTGCCCGATCTTGCCGTGCTCCGCGTCAACTTCCGCCCGGCGACGCAGGACGACATCGCCCGGGCCCAAGCACAGATCGACAGCGCCGTGGCGATGGTCGCTGCCGAACATGACGTGCATGTCTCGGTGCATGGCGGCTTCAACCGGCCGCCGAAGCCGATCGATGCCGGAGCGGCACGATTGTTCGACCTCGTGCACGCCAGCGGCGCGGACCTCGGCCTGCCGATCGCCTGGCAACATACCGGCGGGGTGTGCGACGGCAACAATATCGCGGCCTGCGGCGTCCCCGTCGTCGATACGATGGGCGCCCGCGGCGGCGCGATCCATTCCAGCGACGAATATCTGATCCCCGATAGTCTGGGCGAGCGCGCCGCGCTCTCCGCCCTGACAATCGCGCGGATCGCAACACGAGGTGGCCTGTGA
- a CDS encoding DUF481 domain-containing protein yields the protein MRAPFIVLLPLLAPLLLGNTDIPPAVRAMLDAAIASGNPSEVAIIEKYARGAAPDSADAISVVANNWRAEREAVREAKLRDAGPFDLWTGNAELGGYVSTGNTENIGVSGAVNLTRESLRWRHKLRAAADYQESLGLASREHYLAAYEPNFKFGRRGYLYGAAQYESDRFLGYYDRYSASIGAGYNAIKGPAVTLDLELGPAFRRTDFTDATIESSVAARGSLDFDWKLSRSVTFSQDASAYVQQFNSTLSGTTALNAKLIGPLAAKLSYTVQYESMPPVGRVGTDTTSRASLVYSF from the coding sequence ATGCGTGCGCCCTTCATCGTCCTGCTACCGCTGCTGGCCCCATTGTTGCTCGGCAACACGGACATACCGCCAGCGGTGCGCGCGATGCTGGATGCCGCCATCGCCTCGGGCAACCCGTCCGAGGTGGCGATCATCGAGAAATATGCGCGCGGTGCTGCCCCCGACAGCGCGGACGCGATCAGCGTGGTGGCCAACAATTGGCGCGCCGAGCGCGAGGCGGTGCGCGAGGCCAAGCTGCGCGATGCCGGCCCGTTCGATCTGTGGACCGGCAATGCCGAACTGGGCGGCTATGTGTCGACCGGCAATACCGAGAATATCGGCGTCAGCGGCGCGGTGAACCTGACGCGGGAATCGCTGCGCTGGCGCCATAAGCTGCGCGCGGCGGCGGATTATCAGGAGAGCCTGGGGCTGGCCAGCCGCGAGCATTATCTCGCCGCCTACGAACCCAATTTCAAGTTCGGCCGGCGCGGCTACCTATACGGCGCGGCGCAATATGAAAGCGACCGCTTCCTCGGCTATTACGATCGCTACTCGGCCTCGATCGGCGCCGGCTACAACGCGATCAAGGGGCCGGCGGTCACGCTCGATCTGGAACTCGGGCCCGCGTTTCGCCGCACCGACTTCACCGATGCCACGATCGAAAGCAGCGTGGCGGCGCGCGGCTCGCTCGATTTCGACTGGAAGCTGTCGCGCTCGGTGACGTTCAGCCAGGATGCCTCGGCCTATGTGCAGCAGTTCAACAGCACCCTGTCTGGCACCACCGCGCTCAACGCCAAGCTCATCGGCCCGCTCGCCGCCAAACTGTCTTACACGGTGCAATATGAGAGCATGCCCCCGGTCGGACGGGTCGGCACCGACACCACCAGCCGCGCGTCCCTGGTGTATAGCTTCTAG
- a CDS encoding RNA pyrophosphohydrolase, which translates to MNHANLPYRPCAGIMLLNAQGKVFVGQRIDTTLEAWQMPQGGIDDGEDAETAAIRELGEETGIPPDKVALLAVAPQELYYDLPEDMIGKVWKGKYRGQAQRWFLYRFLGDDADIDITTKHQEFRAWSWIDPADLPGVIVPFKRDLYQQVLAAFADHLPPR; encoded by the coding sequence ATGAACCACGCCAACCTCCCCTATCGCCCCTGCGCCGGCATCATGTTGCTCAACGCCCAGGGCAAGGTGTTCGTCGGGCAGCGCATCGATACCACGCTGGAGGCGTGGCAGATGCCGCAGGGCGGGATCGACGATGGCGAGGATGCCGAGACCGCCGCGATCCGCGAACTGGGCGAGGAGACCGGGATCCCCCCCGACAAGGTCGCCTTGCTCGCGGTCGCCCCGCAGGAGCTATATTACGACCTGCCCGAGGACATGATCGGCAAGGTCTGGAAGGGCAAGTATCGCGGCCAGGCGCAACGCTGGTTCCTCTACCGCTTCCTCGGCGACGATGCGGATATCGACATCACGACCAAGCATCAGGAATTTCGGGCCTGGTCCTGGATCGACCCGGCGGACCTCCCGGGCGTGATCGTGCCGTTCAAGCGCGATCTCTACCAACAGGTGCTGGCCGCGTTCGCCGATCATCTGCCGCCGCGGTAG
- a CDS encoding alpha/beta hydrolase has product MTDPYIRPDTKAFLGFLNNMPGPRMHEMDPATARAQYLAMKDIADPPIGDLGARLDLVIPGPAGDIPATLFDARANRAPGPAVAFYHGGGFVIGNVATHASFCAAIARALDLPVISIDYRLAPEAPWPAAPDDCEAATRWIADSPAALGRAVTSLIVCGDSAGGNLAIVTAMALRDAPARVPVIAQLVFYPATDSSAEYPSFAEFSDGYLLTRASMNWFGAAYAAEAEHIRSSPLRGDLAGLPPAVVITAGLDPLRDQGRAYAAGLTNAGVAVVFREAKGNIHGFITLRQAIPSSSGDVAGAFAALKALVTEAEGERVMAQAAA; this is encoded by the coding sequence ATGACCGATCCCTATATCCGTCCCGATACCAAGGCCTTCCTCGGCTTTCTCAACAATATGCCGGGGCCCAGGATGCACGAGATGGATCCGGCGACGGCGCGGGCGCAATATCTGGCGATGAAGGATATCGCCGATCCGCCGATCGGTGATCTGGGGGCCAGGCTCGACCTCGTCATCCCCGGCCCGGCCGGAGACATCCCCGCCACGTTGTTCGATGCCCGCGCCAATCGCGCACCCGGGCCGGCGGTCGCCTTCTACCATGGCGGCGGCTTCGTGATCGGCAATGTCGCGACCCATGCCAGCTTCTGCGCGGCGATAGCACGAGCGCTCGATCTGCCGGTGATCTCGATTGATTATCGCCTCGCGCCCGAGGCCCCCTGGCCCGCCGCCCCCGACGATTGCGAGGCAGCGACGCGCTGGATCGCCGACAGCCCGGCGGCGCTCGGCCGCGCGGTGACCAGCCTGATCGTGTGCGGCGACAGTGCCGGGGGCAATCTGGCGATCGTCACCGCGATGGCGTTGCGCGATGCGCCGGCCCGGGTGCCGGTGATCGCGCAACTGGTCTTCTATCCCGCCACCGACAGCAGCGCCGAATATCCTTCCTTTGCAGAGTTTTCCGACGGTTATCTACTGACGCGCGCGAGCATGAACTGGTTCGGTGCGGCCTATGCGGCCGAAGCAGAACATATACGCTCCTCGCCCTTACGTGGTGACTTGGCCGGACTGCCGCCCGCTGTGGTGATCACCGCCGGCCTCGATCCGCTCCGCGATCAGGGCCGCGCCTATGCGGCCGGGCTGACCAATGCCGGCGTGGCAGTGGTTTTTCGTGAGGCCAAGGGGAACATCCACGGCTTCATCACGCTCCGCCAGGCGATCCCCTCGTCCAGCGGCGACGTCGCCGGCGCCTTTGCCGCGCTGAAGGCACTCGTCACGGAGGCGGAAGGCGAGCGGGTCATGGCCCAGGCCGCAGCTTGA
- a CDS encoding histone deacetylase translates to MIAIVHHPDYVAPAPPRSTYQWNKNGLIRDLLRAENVDWFTPEPTPVAWLEAVHDPAYVAEVLEARVPPEKERRIGFAVTPQVARRSRVVPGGTWLAARLALERGFAVNSAGGSHHALADTGAGFCVFNDLAVAAVQLAAEGIRTLIVDCDVHQGDGTAALTAGHPTIATYSIHAEKNFPVRKARSTLDVPLPDKMGDAAYLERLETTLVPLLDDFAPDLILYQSGVDPYEGDRLGRLALTLGGLERRERLIARLAIERALPLASTVGGGYGADAMEVAGRHVRSMLTLGQAFAARG, encoded by the coding sequence ATGATCGCGATCGTCCACCACCCCGATTATGTCGCACCCGCGCCGCCGCGCAGCACCTATCAATGGAACAAGAACGGCCTGATCCGCGATCTGCTGCGCGCCGAGAATGTCGACTGGTTCACGCCCGAGCCGACGCCGGTCGCGTGGCTGGAGGCGGTGCACGACCCCGCTTATGTCGCCGAGGTGCTGGAGGCGCGCGTGCCGCCGGAGAAGGAACGCCGGATCGGGTTTGCGGTAACGCCGCAGGTCGCGCGTCGGTCGCGGGTGGTGCCCGGCGGCACCTGGCTTGCCGCGCGGCTGGCGCTGGAGCGGGGGTTTGCCGTCAATAGCGCCGGCGGCAGTCATCATGCGCTGGCCGATACGGGGGCGGGCTTTTGCGTGTTCAACGATCTGGCGGTGGCGGCGGTGCAGCTGGCGGCGGAGGGTATCCGCACGCTGATCGTCGATTGCGACGTGCATCAGGGTGATGGCACCGCCGCGCTCACCGCCGGTCACCCGACGATCGCCACCTATTCGATCCATGCCGAGAAGAACTTCCCCGTGCGCAAGGCACGCTCGACGCTGGACGTGCCGCTGCCGGACAAGATGGGCGATGCGGCGTATCTGGAGAGGCTGGAGACCACGCTGGTGCCGTTGCTCGACGACTTCGCGCCGGACCTCATCCTGTACCAGTCGGGGGTCGATCCCTATGAGGGCGATCGGCTGGGTCGGCTCGCGCTGACCCTGGGCGGGCTGGAGCGCCGGGAGCGACTGATCGCGCGGCTGGCGATCGAGCGTGCCCTGCCGCTCGCGAGCACGGTTGGCGGCGGCTATGGTGCCGACGCGATGGAGGTGGCGGGGCGGCATGTGCGCAGCATGCTGACCTTGGGGCAGGCATTCGCCGCCCGCGGCTGA
- a CDS encoding cryptochrome/photolyase family protein, whose amino-acid sequence MPEPTLLWLRRDLRLWDQAALIAAAAVGPVIPVYILDDETPGERRMGGASRWWLHHSLASLDLALRIKGSRLILRRGVAADVLAALAAETGSKRVHCLRHYEPWWREAEQAVASTLDLVCHDGNYLAPPGTITTGSGQPYKIYTPFWRALSEHMPPPPPAAAPERIAAPTHWPKSDALDDWTLLPTKPNWATGFAEEWTPGEEGAQERLANFHDHAGAYDAGRNLPSDELTSRLSPHLHFGEISPATVWHHVTKARGETTTYLKEIAWRDYAQNVILQYPDYAGQNGRPNLDRLAWRSGPEADADLRAWQQGRTGYPIVDAGMRQLWASGWMHNRVRMITASFLIKHLLIDWRTGEQWFWDCLCCADYGSNTVNWQWTAGTGIDANMFSRIMAPLTQSVKFDAAGYIRAWVPELAALGDDAIHDPDAFGGRPASYPAKIIGHREGRERALAALARTR is encoded by the coding sequence ATGCCGGAACCGACCCTGCTCTGGCTGCGCCGTGATCTTCGCCTGTGGGATCAGGCCGCGCTGATCGCCGCCGCGGCGGTAGGGCCGGTTATCCCGGTCTATATCCTGGACGACGAGACGCCCGGCGAGCGCAGGATGGGTGGGGCGTCGCGCTGGTGGCTGCATCACAGCCTGGCCTCGCTCGATCTCGCGCTTCGGATCAAGGGCTCGCGGCTGATCCTGCGGCGCGGGGTGGCGGCTGACGTGCTGGCCGCGCTGGCGGCGGAGACGGGGAGCAAGCGGGTGCATTGCCTGCGGCACTACGAACCGTGGTGGCGCGAGGCCGAACAGGCGGTGGCCAGCACGCTCGATCTGGTGTGCCATGACGGCAATTATCTGGCGCCGCCGGGCACGATCACCACCGGGTCGGGGCAGCCGTACAAGATCTACACGCCGTTCTGGCGCGCGCTGAGCGAGCATATGCCGCCGCCGCCGCCCGCCGCGGCGCCCGAGCGCATTGCCGCGCCGACGCACTGGCCGAAAAGCGACGCGCTCGACGACTGGACCCTGCTGCCGACCAAGCCCAATTGGGCGACCGGTTTTGCCGAGGAATGGACGCCGGGCGAGGAGGGCGCGCAGGAGCGGCTCGCCAACTTCCACGACCATGCCGGCGCGTACGATGCCGGCCGCAACCTGCCGTCCGACGAACTGACGTCGCGGCTGTCGCCACACCTTCATTTCGGGGAGATTTCGCCGGCGACGGTATGGCATCACGTGACCAAGGCCAGAGGCGAAACGACGACCTACCTCAAGGAGATCGCCTGGCGCGATTATGCCCAGAACGTCATCCTACAATATCCGGATTACGCGGGGCAGAACGGGCGCCCCAACCTCGATCGCCTCGCCTGGCGTAGCGGGCCGGAGGCGGATGCCGACCTGCGGGCGTGGCAGCAAGGGCGCACGGGCTATCCGATCGTCGATGCCGGGATGCGGCAATTGTGGGCCAGCGGCTGGATGCACAATCGCGTGCGGATGATCACCGCTTCCTTCCTAATCAAGCATTTGCTGATCGACTGGCGGACCGGCGAGCAATGGTTCTGGGATTGCCTGTGCTGTGCGGATTACGGATCGAACACGGTCAATTGGCAATGGACCGCGGGCACGGGGATCGATGCCAACATGTTCTCGCGCATCATGGCGCCGCTTACGCAATCGGTGAAGTTCGATGCCGCGGGCTATATCCGCGCGTGGGTGCCCGAGCTGGCGGCGCTCGGCGACGACGCGATCCACGATCCGGACGCCTTCGGCGGTCGCCCGGCCAGCTATCCGGCGAAGATCATTGGGCACCGCGAGGGGCGGGAGCGAGCATTGGCGGCGTTGGCGCGGACGCGGTGA
- a CDS encoding SAM-dependent methyltransferase: protein MNAITPNRGRRFGAGPGRRPARKGDWLLNRFNRLFHRILDRIDAGLQSGSIAATLPDGTHRLLGGRAPGPAVVVDMPSWRAIVRLVTGGSAGWYRAWADGDWSSPDPVPLFDLFMRNAVSLGETARAGGFKRLVGRITHWLRRNHKEGARRNIEFHYDLGNDFYALWLDSSMTYSSAMFTAPEQSLEDAQTVKLKAMLDRTATSAGDTILEIGSGWGSFAELAARARRKVHGITLSAEQKAAVDARMAAAGLDDVTVSLTDYRDVGGQYDAVVSIEMVEAVGQRYWPAYLQAVAGALKPGGRAAIQYILIDDAIFESYARNIDFIQRYVFPGGMLLSESRFRALAEQHGLSWQDRVTFGQDYAETLRRWRVAFDAAVEAGKLPPEFDAHFVSLWRYYLMYCEGGFRGGGIDVAQVTLVKA from the coding sequence ATGAACGCGATCACACCCAATCGAGGGCGCCGCTTTGGGGCCGGGCCGGGCAGGCGCCCGGCACGCAAGGGTGACTGGCTGCTCAACCGCTTCAACCGGCTGTTCCACCGCATCCTCGACCGTATCGATGCCGGTCTGCAGAGTGGCTCGATCGCGGCGACTTTGCCCGACGGCACGCACCGTCTGCTTGGCGGCCGCGCGCCGGGGCCGGCGGTGGTGGTCGACATGCCCAGCTGGCGCGCGATCGTGCGGCTGGTGACCGGCGGTTCGGCCGGATGGTACCGCGCCTGGGCCGATGGCGACTGGTCTAGCCCCGATCCGGTGCCGTTGTTCGACCTGTTCATGCGCAACGCCGTGTCGCTGGGCGAAACGGCGCGGGCAGGGGGCTTCAAGCGCCTGGTCGGGCGGATCACGCACTGGCTGCGCCGCAACCACAAGGAAGGCGCTCGGCGCAACATCGAGTTCCATTATGATTTAGGCAATGATTTCTACGCCTTGTGGCTGGATTCGAGCATGACGTATTCAAGCGCTATGTTCACCGCGCCCGAACAGTCGCTCGAGGATGCGCAGACGGTCAAGCTGAAGGCGATGCTCGACCGGACGGCAACATCGGCCGGTGACACGATCCTGGAGATCGGCAGCGGCTGGGGATCGTTTGCCGAGCTCGCCGCGCGCGCTAGGCGCAAGGTACACGGCATTACGCTGTCGGCGGAGCAGAAAGCGGCGGTCGATGCGCGCATGGCGGCGGCCGGGCTGGATGACGTGACGGTGTCGCTCACCGATTATCGCGACGTCGGCGGGCAGTATGACGCGGTCGTCAGCATCGAAATGGTCGAGGCGGTGGGGCAGCGATATTGGCCGGCCTATCTGCAGGCGGTGGCCGGGGCGCTGAAGCCGGGCGGGCGTGCGGCGATCCAGTATATCCTGATCGACGATGCGATCTTCGAATCCTATGCGCGCAATATAGATTTCATCCAGCGTTACGTGTTTCCGGGGGGCATGCTGCTGTCGGAGAGCCGCTTCCGCGCATTGGCGGAGCAGCATGGGCTGAGCTGGCAGGATCGCGTGACGTTCGGGCAGGATTATGCCGAGACGTTGCGGCGCTGGCGGGTGGCGTTCGATGCGGCGGTGGAGGCTGGAAAGCTGCCGCCCGAGTTCGACGCGCACTTCGTGTCGCTGTGGCGCTATTACCTGATGTATTGCGAGGGCGGGTTCAGAGGTGGTGGGATCGATGTCGCGCAAGTGACTTTGGTGAAAGCTTAA
- a CDS encoding SDR family NAD(P)-dependent oxidoreductase, whose product MTDLPLANQIALVTGASRGIGAATAKALAAAGAHVVLTARTAKGLEEVESAIFDAGGSATIAPLDLTETDSIARLGLAIGERWPQLDIMVLNAGMLGSLTPVPAIDAKELAQVLTLNVSAQAALIAAFDPMLRKSARARVIGITSSVGRTPRAYWGLYGASKAAFEVLVAAYGEEMERISNIRTAILDPGATRTKMRERAYPGEDPASVKEPAIVADRIVTLVQEDFPTGHFERV is encoded by the coding sequence ATGACCGACCTCCCCCTCGCCAACCAGATCGCGCTCGTCACCGGCGCCAGCCGCGGGATCGGCGCGGCGACCGCCAAGGCACTTGCTGCCGCCGGCGCCCACGTGGTGCTCACCGCGCGCACGGCCAAGGGCCTCGAGGAGGTCGAATCCGCGATCTTCGACGCCGGTGGATCGGCCACGATCGCACCGCTCGATTTGACCGAGACCGACAGCATCGCCCGACTGGGCCTCGCCATCGGTGAACGCTGGCCGCAACTCGACATCATGGTGCTGAACGCCGGGATGCTCGGCAGCCTGACACCGGTGCCCGCGATCGACGCCAAGGAATTGGCGCAGGTGCTGACGCTCAATGTCAGCGCACAGGCGGCGTTGATCGCGGCGTTCGATCCGATGCTGCGCAAATCGGCACGCGCAAGGGTCATCGGCATCACCTCCAGCGTCGGGCGCACCCCGCGCGCCTATTGGGGCCTGTACGGCGCCTCCAAGGCAGCGTTCGAGGTGCTGGTCGCGGCCTATGGCGAGGAGATGGAGCGGATTAGCAACATCCGCACCGCCATCCTGGATCCCGGCGCAACACGCACCAAGATGCGTGAACGGGCCTATCCTGGCGAGGATCCGGCATCGGTCAAGGAACCGGCCATCGTCGCCGACCGCATCGTCACGCTGGTGCAGGAAGACTTCCCCACCGGCCATTTCGAACGCGTCTAA
- the purF gene encoding amidophosphoribosyltransferase yields MLTTSPFDVPADGDKLHEECGVFGVSGSEGAAALVALGLHALQHRGQEAAGITSFDGHDFHTHRAMGHVAGNFDRDEIIFALRGNVACGHVRYSTTGETALRNVQPLYAELASGGFAIAHNGNISNALRIRRDLVRRGSIFQSTSDTETIIHLVATSHYRTVVDKFIDALKQVEGAYSLIVMTPEGMIACRDPLGIRPLVMGKLGDAVIFASETVALDVCGAEFVRSIDPGELVIVKGSEVTSHRPFGNAAPRPCIFEYVYFSRPDSISDDRSVYTVRKAIGAQLAIESPVDADLVIPVPDSGTPAALGYAQQSGIPFELGIIRSHYVGRTFIQPSSEVRHLGVKLKHNANRALIKGKKIVLIDDSIVRGTTSLKIVQMMRDAGAAEVHMRIASPPTRHSCFYGVDTPERGKLLAANMNIDEMNTYIQADSLAFVSIDGLYKALGEPQRNAIWPSHCDACFTGDYPTTLTDQDDVVQIDQFALLAERVS; encoded by the coding sequence ATGCTGACAACCAGTCCATTCGACGTCCCCGCAGACGGGGACAAGCTGCACGAAGAGTGCGGCGTCTTCGGCGTTTCCGGCAGCGAGGGCGCTGCCGCGCTCGTCGCGCTCGGGCTGCACGCTTTGCAGCATCGTGGCCAGGAAGCCGCCGGCATCACCAGCTTCGACGGGCACGATTTCCACACGCATCGTGCGATGGGCCATGTCGCGGGCAATTTCGACCGTGACGAGATCATCTTCGCGCTGCGCGGCAACGTCGCTTGCGGCCATGTGCGCTATTCGACCACCGGCGAGACGGCGCTGCGCAACGTGCAGCCGCTATACGCCGAACTGGCTAGCGGCGGTTTCGCCATCGCGCATAACGGCAACATCTCGAACGCGCTGCGCATCCGCCGCGATCTCGTGCGGCGCGGTTCGATCTTCCAGTCGACCTCGGATACCGAGACGATCATCCATCTGGTGGCGACCAGCCATTACCGGACGGTCGTCGACAAGTTCATCGATGCGCTCAAGCAGGTCGAGGGCGCCTATTCGCTTATCGTGATGACGCCCGAAGGCATGATCGCCTGCCGCGATCCGCTCGGCATCCGGCCGCTGGTGATGGGCAAGCTCGGCGACGCGGTGATCTTCGCCTCGGAAACGGTCGCGCTCGACGTCTGCGGCGCCGAGTTCGTCCGCTCGATCGATCCGGGCGAGCTGGTCATCGTCAAGGGCAGCGAGGTCACCTCGCACCGCCCGTTCGGCAATGCGGCACCCCGCCCGTGCATCTTCGAGTATGTCTATTTCTCGCGCCCGGATTCGATCTCGGACGATCGCAGCGTCTACACCGTGCGCAAGGCGATCGGCGCGCAACTGGCGATCGAAAGCCCGGTCGATGCCGACCTGGTGATCCCGGTGCCCGATTCGGGAACGCCGGCGGCACTCGGCTATGCCCAGCAATCGGGCATTCCGTTCGAACTCGGCATCATCCGATCGCATTATGTCGGCCGCACCTTCATCCAGCCGTCGAGCGAGGTCCGCCATCTTGGCGTCAAGCTCAAGCACAACGCCAATCGCGCGCTGATCAAGGGCAAGAAGATCGTGCTGATCGACGATTCGATCGTGCGCGGCACGACCAGCCTGAAGATTGTGCAGATGATGCGCGATGCCGGCGCGGCCGAGGTGCACATGCGCATCGCCAGCCCGCCGACCCGGCATAGCTGCTTCTACGGCGTCGACACGCCGGAGCGCGGCAAGCTGCTCGCCGCGAACATGAACATCGACGAGATGAACACGTACATCCAGGCCGACAGCCTGGCGTTCGTCTCGATCGACGGACTGTACAAGGCTCTGGGCGAGCCGCAGCGCAACGCGATCTGGCCGAGCCACTGCGATGCCTGCTTCACCGGCGATTATCCCACCACGCTGACCGACCAGGACGATGTGGTGCAGATCGACCAGTTCGCGCTGCTGGCCGAACGGGTCAGCTAA
- a CDS encoding DUF7218 family protein codes for MAKDHGPTVKDDKLYEDLLRDGASKGKAARIANAKAAGTLDHRSSELEDRSKADLLKEAREIGVAGRSKMDKAALVKAIRMG; via the coding sequence ATGGCCAAGGATCACGGACCGACCGTCAAGGACGACAAATTGTATGAGGATTTGCTGCGCGATGGCGCCTCCAAGGGCAAGGCGGCGCGAATCGCCAATGCCAAGGCCGCGGGAACGCTGGACCATCGCAGCAGCGAGCTGGAAGATCGCAGCAAGGCCGATCTGCTGAAGGAAGCGCGGGAGATCGGCGTTGCCGGCAGGTCCAAGATGGACAAGGCCGCATTGGTGAAGGCGATCCGAATGGGGTGA
- the hisI gene encoding phosphoribosyl-AMP cyclohydrolase, protein MTDPRDTGLVLNPKYDASGLITAVVTDRRSGEVLMLAHMNAEALAATRATREAHFWSRSRGRLWKKGESSGNVLHVVDLRIDCDQDAVWLIVDADGPACHTGQRSCFFRRIEGDALSPVA, encoded by the coding sequence ATGACCGACCCGCGCGATACCGGCCTGGTGCTGAACCCCAAGTATGACGCCAGCGGCCTGATCACCGCCGTCGTCACCGATCGCCGCTCGGGCGAGGTGCTGATGCTGGCGCACATGAATGCCGAGGCACTCGCTGCGACGCGCGCGACGCGCGAGGCGCATTTCTGGTCGCGCAGCCGGGGCCGGCTGTGGAAGAAGGGCGAGAGCTCGGGCAACGTGCTCCACGTCGTCGACCTGCGGATCGATTGCGATCAGGACGCGGTGTGGCTGATCGTGGATGCCGATGGCCCGGCCTGCCATACCGGGCAGCGCAGTTGCTTCTTCCGCCGGATCGAGGGCGATGCGTTGAGCCCGGTCGCATGA
- a CDS encoding MerR family transcriptional regulator, with product MGAMSTAGYAPAYVVVPPGDDRDHFSISDLSAEFGVTARALRFYEDEGLIAPERRGTTRIYSYRDRARLAWILRGKRVGFSLTEIREMIDLYDLGDGRRSQRAVTIERCRDRVALLEAQKRDLDAAIAELNDFISVIDQ from the coding sequence ATGGGAGCCATGTCGACCGCTGGCTATGCTCCCGCTTATGTCGTCGTCCCGCCCGGTGACGATCGTGACCATTTCTCCATCTCCGATCTCTCGGCCGAATTCGGCGTCACGGCACGGGCATTGCGCTTCTACGAAGACGAGGGGCTGATCGCGCCGGAGCGGCGTGGGACGACGCGGATCTATTCCTATCGCGACCGTGCGCGGCTCGCCTGGATCCTGCGTGGCAAGCGCGTAGGCTTTTCGCTGACCGAGATCCGCGAGATGATCGACCTGTACGATCTGGGCGACGGTCGCCGCTCGCAGCGTGCCGTCACGATCGAACGGTGCCGCGACCGCGTGGCGCTGCTCGAAGCGCAGAAGCGCGATCTGGACGCGGCGATCGCCGAGCTGAACGACTTCATTTCCGTCATCGACCAATAA